The genomic segment cagactccactaagctggcaggctggctggcctgcaccctatttcattgtggagctagaggagttagagccctgtctatgttcgtagataagatgagagcacccctccagctaggatggagtccgtcactcctcaacaggccaggcttgttGCTAGTTCCGACTAGGAGGTGAACATAGCATAAGCAAAGGCAGAAATCCTAGAGAAAAAACctgtctgctttacaccagacactgggcaaggaattcacctttcagcaggacaataacctacaacacaaggccaaatctacacgagTTGCTTACcaggaagacagtgaatgttaccAAGTGGCCAAATTACGGTTTTGATtttaatctgcttgaaaatctatggcaagatttaGACTGCTGTCTAGTCATGAAAcccaacaccttgacagagcttgaagaattttgaaaagaacggGCAAAAATGTCACAATGCATGTTTTCAAAGCTCCTTTGAGACTTACACAAGAcacagttgtaatcgctgccaaatgtattTCTGACGTGTTGACTCAGGGGGTGAATCATTATCGAATTAAGATATATTATGAGTGTTTTCATTTTCATTAATtacgtttatttttttttaaatgtcttccACTTTAACATAGAGTATTTTGTGAAGATCAATGAGAGAAAAAAAGTAACAGTTAaattcaatcccactttgtaacgaaacaaaatgtgaaaaaaatccaAGCGGGGTGAACATTTATGATACCCACTCTGGTATGCACGGCTGAGTGTTTGTAATTTTCTGTCACATGCGGAAATGATCGGAACAGAAACCCAAACCCAACCCACACTCAACACGACTGAAATGCAATACTTCCTAGACCACGTGACTGCAAGATTACGTTTTAAAGAAAGCCTATGATATTCCTTCTTCAAATCTCAACTCTTGAGCATTATTAGCAGATGGGTTTTACTTGTCAGTATTCTGCATCGAATATGTCTTTATAAATTGCACTCAAGatcggtctgtctgtgttgtaacTTTTCCTTATTGTTGAGAATATGTTTTGGTTCATGGACATGAAGGGAATATGCATTTTACCAGTTTTCTTGGTCATCTGGTCATCCAGCACGTTTATGGTTTCCTACCTAATTGCATTGTTCGAGCATGATGTGGGTTTTATCTTACCCTATATAAGGTAAGTAAGAATTTAGAACAAGAAGATTATAGGCTGTTATTATTTATCAGTTGCCTAATAGTTTTTATTTTCCACGAACTGCCTTTATCAAACCGTTAATAAGATTACACATGTAGTGGAGGGATAGGCCTGCGCCTTATCAATTACGTAGTACAATATAAAAAGCATGCACAAAGTAGCCTTTACAAACGTAAAGCAAGTGAAATATATTCACAGCCTAGTTTCAATAGAATCTCATCTGTCAGGCAGCAAGAGCGTTCAGCTCCCAACTGGGTACCAGTACAGGCTAACCAATGCAACAATGGGTATGCAACCCAGGCAGGTTGGGCGACTTCGAAGTCTTGGTTGAATATTGACGATGAGCAATTCAATCATCATGCTTTGTTTGAATAAACATGtctaaaggctttcccaaaacaCCTTCCCAATTAAACGTTGACCGCAAGGATTGTATCACAATGATTTGTCTCAATCGGGAGGGCATTTGTTAAGCAAACTCTGCCATCACATGTCGGTCATTGTACAGATTAAATAATAaagaagtcaaatcaaatgttatttgtcacatgcttcgtaaacaacaggtgtagattaacCGAGAAATGCTAGCTGTATAAGTGAAAAATGTAGCCAGTGGTGTAGTAATACCTAGAGAAATGGGTATACGGTGtatagcctccactacaccaccgaCTGTAGCGACAAAAATAAATCAGTTTAGTTTTCCCCAGTACAGAccagtgttgccaactaattTTCAGGGGAAGTTGCTAGAGGCAGGTCGATTTGTTGCTGAAAGTTGCTAAAAgacgttgtgatgtcattgcgCTATGACGTCATTACGTAATAACGTAAAACTGCGTCATTACATAGAATACACAATAACGTtctcaaattgactggccatctcggcgaaaaatatgatttgaGATTGTTAGTTTAGATTTGTTAGTTGATTatcatatttttatttgtaaaagtAATATAAACAACGCATTTTATTATGATCACATTTATATTTTTAAAcacaacacattgaattattgAACAATTACACATTATTGAACAATtatattttctttattttctttttaaCTAGTAAACTTACACATTCTGAACAATTATAGTTTTAAGCAGGGTATTAGTAGTTAGGTAACATGCTACCTAACTGATCAACAATTATAGGTACTGGCTGGTATTCCAGTAGCTCAGCTACTTTAATAATTTCAGTGGTGCCTTTATTGTGCTTAGCGTTTCCTTAACACTGAACAAGGCCATGTTTCGCAAGGCTTCAAGGAGCCTTGCTTGCAGCTCCTTGCTTAAAGCAACAATGTAGTTGATGCACTGTCTccgcatcaccaccctggacggttccgacctagaatatgtggacaactataaataccaaggtgtctggttagactgtaaactctccttccagactcatattaaacatctccaatccaaaatcaaatctagaatcggctttctatttcgcaacaaagcctccttgactcacgccgccaaacttaccctagtaaaactgactatcctaccgatccttgacttcggcgatgtcatctacaaaatagcttccattactctactcagcaaactggatgcagtctatcacagtgccattcgttttgttaccaaatcaccttaaaccacccaccactgtgacctgtatgctctagtcggctggccctcgctacatatacgtcgccagacccactggctccaggtcatctatatgtctatgctaggtaaagctccgccttatcacagttcactggtcacgataacaacacccacccgtagcacacgttccagcaggtatatctcactgatcatccccaaagccaacacctcatttggccgcctttccttccagttctctgctgccattgactggaacgaattgcaaaaatcgctgaagttggagacttttatttccctcaccaactttaaacatcagctatctgagcagctaaccgatcgctgcagctgtacatagtccatctgtaaattgcccacccaatctacctacctcatccccatactgtttttatttttatttacttttctgctcttttgcacaccagtatttctacttgcacatcatcatatgctcatttatcactccagtgttaatctgctaaattgtaattattcgctcctatggcctatttattgcctacctcctcatgccttttgcacacactgtatatagactttcttttttttctactgtgtcattgacttgcttgtgttattggcttgtttattgtttactccatgtgtaactctgtgttgttgtctgtgtcacactgcttcgctttatcttggccaggtcgcagttgtaaatgacaacttgttctcaactagcctacctggttaattaaataaaggtgaaatagatatattttttaattacctTTTTGTCCTCTGGCGCAAGACTGAGTTGGTACACCGTGCTCTCGAAAAGGTACTGAAGGTATGGTGATGGACTGAGGTGTCCATCAATGGCATCCTTCAGGACATCAATTTTTGCCATAGGGTTGACTACTCTGCTGCAAATTGATGTTAAGAGGTGTACCAGATTGTCCAAAAGCTTTACAGGATCTGTTTGCTCTCCCTCAAATGACTTCACTGCAACTTGTACGTCGGACAGGATTGATTTCAAGATTGTCAGGTAGACATAGTTGGTCTTGTCCATGTACATGGCGTGGAGCACATCAGCCATGTAGCAACACTCACTGGCATTGGTCAACTCAAAGTGGAGTTTCAGTTCTTTCCACTGGCTCAATATACGAGTTACCGCAGGCTCAATCGATAGCCAACGTGTGGCACACACTTTGGTGATCTACAGGGGTTTCTGGCCACAATTAACGCCTCGCGCCGTTTTGGGGAAATCGAAAACCAGTTGTAGGTTTCCCTGATTAAGTACTCAACACTCCTAGGGATTGTTTCTTTGGATGCTGCACAGACAGCCAATTGTGAAGACTGGCACACACAGCGGATGAGGACCAAATTGGGCAATGCACATTCTTCCTTTAAAATCTTGTGCACCCCGTTGTGCACCCCAGTCATCACAGACACATTATCAGTGCCAATACCCGGAAGATTCTCTTTTTTAAGGTTACACTAATCAAGAAACTCAACTACCACCTTTGCTATTGATCTGGCATCGCCCTCCTCCAAATCAACCAGCCCGAGAAATGTGGACACAACGGTTCTTTTTTTAGCACTGAAATACCGAATCACCACACCCAGGTATTTCGAGACACTGACATTAGTGGATTCATCCAAAAGGAGACTGAACTTCTCATCCCCCACATTTGATGATACCCTTTTGAGAAAATAAGGAGCCAGTACTCCCCTAATCACTTCTGTGCACTTGGTGCGGTGCATTTGGAAGTTTGCTGCCACAGAATCTGAAAAGGCAGCTTTGCAAGCCATACCTAAATGGTCGCATGCTAGCAGCAAACAATGCTCTGCAGTGGCCATTGCCATAGTAGCTTCTGCGCTTTTGCAGTTATCCACTTTTTTAACCAACTGTGGTAATGTAGACTGCGTTGTGGGGTTGTACGGTTTTGATTTATTTATATGCTTTGCTGCAACACAATGGTTTTTGATGTCATACATTTTTGCAAGCAGTATGCCCGTCAATCATCCCCAATTACTGGCTTCAGCCACCCTTTAAattcaggtacagactcccactcttttctgtacttctgcctgtacaattttgattgagacatgttgattgatgttgtaagttctgttcaagatcaaacatttgtggccaactatattcattgggtttggctcgtcgaacgcatactactgctgctgctgtcagccaacaatgatttgcaatttgctgaaattgctgctggcctgctgctgacgtcactcaTAATGCACTTTTGCAGACAGACACGTGTGTTGTGACcaagtgtgtgacagagaaaatcgtTTTTGTGTCAATTAGAGGGAAAATGCATTTTagcgtttgagtcacttttcaaaagttgctaaatgTTCCAAATACactctgaaaagttgctaaatctagcaacaaaattgctaaatTGGCATCACTGGTTCAGACCTCTACTTGGCTGCTACCCAGGTCCTAGCGCCTAGAACCCTAGAGGGCGTAGTTCTTCCTGATGTCGTATGACAAACAACATAAAAGGAATAATAACAGCATCTTGTGCCGGTTGGGCTACCCAGGTCCTAGCTGTGTAGCCAACTGCGTAGAGGCCTGTGAACTACTTACTAGCCAGTGTGTTTCCTTACATGACTTTTAAAGGGAaaaagctcttacactaaaagggcattatcatcatgttcacaatttcacagtattattccaagctcatagtgtggaaatataaagCACCAAAAAATTAGGTTTTTGACTACACTGGGCCTTAAACAGATCAACATGTTTAAAATGCCCTCTAGACACAGCAGAATTACACCCATTAAACCTGAACTCTTCTTTTCTTTAGTGAAATTGGGGCTAAACCCCCAGCGAGTTGTATCTTTGGCTTGATGACGGTCATCACTGCATTTGCAGGTGAGCACAGAAGGACACTAAAACCATGAAAGGCCTTTTGTTTTTGTCTGAGCTGAAACAACCTCATGGGTTTTTCCAGGTCAGCGACTGTGCCAAAAGTTTTAGTCACACTTCCCATTTTAAAAAAATGAAAGTAGAAATGCATGGTAAGAAAAGGCTGGGATCAATGGTATAAGATACTTTTACTGAGTATTACATATAAGTTCCCTATGTTTTAAAGTgcaaattaaataaatacataaatattgcAGGTTTTACATTGCCCTACAGTAGCCTGTGAGCGAATACTGTCTAAATGtgacattttaaaataaaaatattcacTCCATGTGCCATACCAAATCCTCTACAGGTATGGCCACCATGTATGCCAGATACAAGTTTGTGGAGAAGCTCAATGAGAAGGCAGGTGGTGTGCCCCCAGCACTGAACAAGGCTGCTTTATGGATTGGAATGCTTTCTTGTTTGGGGATGTGTTTTGTCGCTACTTTCCAGGTAGGTTGTCACCTCTTAAGTGAGAAGATGGAGTGTCATATTCAATACATGATCTCTCTGGTGTGTTCTTTTACCCCAGGAAACAACGATTATTCAAGTTCATGATGCAGGTGCAATACTCTTCTTCGTTTCTGGTGTGTTGTACACCATCCTCCAGTCCGTTATATCCTATAAGACCATCCCCTATGGATGTTCCATGGCCTTGTGTCGTGTGCGCACAGGAATGGCAACCATGGCCTTCCTGGCAGTTCCCCCCAGTATCCTTGAAAACAATAGTAATCCATTGTGTCTAAATGATTTTAATCATGAATGATCATTGTTTTACCAAAGAAAAGGTCTCCTTCATTTTCCAACCAGCTATTATCTGTGCCTTACTGCATAGAACTGAAGACAAGGTACGGTATGAGCACATCTTTACCAAGAACACAACTCACACAAACAACAAAGATGGATAAAATTCTGgattcatatacagttgaagtcggaagtttacatacacttagattggagtcactaaaacttgtttttcaacaactccacaaatttcttgttaacaaactatagttttggcaagtcggttaggacatctactttgtgcatgacacaagtaatttgtccaacaattgtttacagacagattatttcacttataattcactgtatcacaattacagtttgtcagacgtttacatacactaagtagactgtgcatttaaacagcttggaaaattccagaaaattatgtaatgggtttagaagcttctgataggctaattgacataatttaagtcaattggaggtgtacctgtggatttatttcaaggcctaccttcaaactcagtgcctctttccttgacatcatggggaaaatcaaaagaccacagaagaaaaattgtagacctccacaagtctggttcatccctgggagcaatttccaaatgcctgaaggtaccacgctcatctgtacaaacaatagtacgcaagtataaacaccatgggaccacgcagccgtcataccactcaggaaggagacgcgttctgtctcctagagatgaacgtactttggtgcgaaaagttcaaatcaatcacagaataacagcaaaggaccttgtgaagatgctggagaaaacgggtacaaaagtgtctatatccacagtaaaacgagccctatatcggcataacctgcAAGGTCGGtcggcaaggaagaagtcactgctccaaaactgccataaaaaagccagactacggtttgcacctgcacatggggacaaagatcatactttttggggacaaagattgtacaaaAATaaaaccgtttggccataatgactattgttatgtttggaggaaaaagggggagaagcacgggggtggcagcatcatgttgtgggggtgctttgctgcaggagggactggtgcacttcacaaaatagatggcttcatgaggaggaaaattacgtggatatattgaagcaacatctcaagacatcagtcaggaagttaaagcttggtcgcaaatgggtcttccaaatggacaatggcctcaagcatacttccaaagttgtggcaaaatggcttaaggacaacaaagtcaaggtattggagtggccatcacaatgccctgacctcaatcccatagaaaatatgtgggcagaactgaaaaagcgtgtgtgagcaaggaggcctacaaacctgactcagttacaccagctctgtcaggaggaatgggccaaaattcactcaacttattgtgggaagcttgtggaaggctacccgaaatgtttgacccaagttaaacaatttaaaggcaatgctaccaaatactaattgagcgtatgtaaacttctgacccactgggaatgtgatgaaagaaataaaatctgaaataaatcattctctctactattattctgacatttcacattcttaaaataaagtggtgatcctaactgacctaaaacagggaatatttactaggattaaatgtcaggaattgtgaaaaactgagtttaaatgtatttggctaaggtgtatgtaaacctccgacttcaactgtaggcttTATAGGCCAGAGAAGCTATACGTGCCAATATCGGTCTCTCTCCAACTCTTCCTGTCATTACAGGACTATGTGTTCCATCTGGTGAGTGCTGTGAGTGAGTGGATCATGGTCTTCAgcttcatcttcttcttcttcacctaCATCCACGACTTTAAAGTGAGTTTTCAGTCACCGCTCTGTCATTGTGGTGGGAAATCATTCTCCTTTTCTTCTCCTTTATTTGAGTGTATTTATTTCTATATCTTGTTTCTTACAGAAGTTTATTCTGAAGCTGAGAACAGAGTTTGTTTCCTGACGAAGCATCGATTTTAACCTTTTAATCTGAATATTTACAAAATCAAGTGTATTTTTCtgtccattcggaaagtattcagaccctttcacttttaccacattttgttacgttacagccttattctataatgtattaaattgttccccccccaatctacacacaataccccataatggcaaagcagacaggtttttagaaatgtttgctaatgtataaaaataaacgtatcacatttacataagtattcagaccctttactcagtactttgttgaaccacCTTGGGcattgattacagcctcaagtcttattgggtatgaaaCTACAAggttggcaaacctgtatttggggagtttcttccattcttctctccagatcctctcaagctctgtcaggttggatggggagcatcgctgcacagctatattcaggtctctccagagatgttcgaccgggtttaagtccgggctctggctgggctactcaaggacattcagaggcttgtcccgaagccactcctgcgttgtctgtgtgcttagggccgttgtcctgttggaaggtgaaccttcgccccagtctgaggtcctgagcgctctggagcaggttttcaccaaggatctctatgtactttgttccgttcatctttccctcgatcctgactagtctcccagtccctgccattgaaaaacatccccacagcatgatgctgccaccaccatgcttcattgtaTTCCTCCAGACAAGATTCTTGGCATTCAgcccaaatagttcaatcttggtttcttctgaccagagaatcttgtttctcattatctgagagtcctttagctgcctttgggcaaactccaagcaggctgcctttttctgaggagtggcttctatctggccactctaccataaaggcctgatttgtggagtgctgcagaaatggttgtcattctggaaggttctcccatctccacagaggaactctgtgaaccatcaggttcttggttacgtccctgaccaaggcccttctcccccaattgctcagtttggccagctctaggaagagtcttggtggttccaaacttcttccatttaagaatgatggtggccactgttttcttagggaccttcaatgctgcagaattgttttgggacccttccccagatctgtgcttcaacaCAAACCTGTCTAAGAGCTCTCCGGACAataccttcgacctcatggcttggtttttgctctgacattcactgtcaactgtaggaccttatatagacaggtgtgcctttccaaatcatatccaatcaattgaatttaccacaggtggactccaatcgagTTCTAAAAACATCTCaaagacgatcaatggaaacaggatccacctgagctcaatttcaagtctcataacaaaggatctgaatacttatttaagtaaggttttttttttttaagtgtttttgctttgtcattatggggtattgtgtgtagattgatgaggaaaacattttatttaatcaattttagaataaggctgtaacgccttccctgtggctcaattggtagagcatggtgtgtgcaacgccagggttgtgggttcgattcccatggggggccagtacaaaaataaaaaaaataaaaatgcatgaaatgaaaatgaaatgtatgtattcactactgtaagtcgctctggataatagcgtctgctaaatgactaaaatgtaaatgtaacaaaatgtggaaaaagtgaaggggtctgaatactttccaaatgcactgtatgagaTTATCTGAATGGTATGATTATTTGTTTGATACTGTATCCATTGCAACATAACCTAAGTCTTAACGGTTAACCACAAAACACATCCTGTGAACAGCAATTCTAGAATTTGTTGGGTGAATGAAAGACTCATCCGGGTGGTACAAAGGTCAATATTGAACAAGAAAATCACAAGATCAAGTTAATATAGAAAATGAATTTCACACATCACTAGTTTATGGATTGAGGCTGTATGTACATTTACCTACTCCAAGGTTAATTGTTTTATATTAGAATGTAAATATTTTTCTAGTTAGGTATTTTGCTCAAGAAAAACTCTTGTTTCTCAGGGTATTGAGGAGGCATATCTATGGTATACCATTGTAATAAAGTAACTCAGAATACTTACAGGGcaactgtatgtgtgtagtaTTTCTATGtacccaacaacaacaaaaaatgtttgAATAAAATGATGTCCACATATCTTTAGGCAAAAtgtgttctttatttttacagcTAAACTGCATAAACACTCAGATCTCAATGCTGCTTGCCTTGTGCTTGTGAACAACGTGCTTTCCAATCTTCtaacatctctccatctaccctctTTCATAATCAATTGAAAAAAATCCTTCACTGCAGTGTTCTATCCAGAGACAACTACAAACAATGTGAAGATGAATTGGATCTCTGAGCATTTGTTTGGATAAGGGATGTTGTATAAAACTCTCTTGACTTAAAGGCATAATGCCTTCACAACAGTGGGATCCAAGGGCCTGAAAGGCTTGCTAACATGGTTAGTCACACATGGTTAAATCTGGGATTGAGATGCATCATTTTATAAGATTGAGGTGAATTCACATTAGGTACCACAGTTAATTTAGCCCATTGCAATTGACACATTGCTCACAACTAGTGGTGTTTTTTCCATTACATATTTACCCAAAAGTGCAATTTTCTTAATTTGTCCTTCACATTGTTCACTCCAGGAACATTTACATTTCAACAGCTTAATGTCTCAATTAAAAACGACGAATCGGCCAGAGAACAGTCCTCAATATTTCTGCTTGACATTCTTCATACAGCAGTTGTAGTGTAAAATAGTACCCATCAAATTTTGTCACAAACATTATTATGGACATGAGATACACACAAGTGTAACATGCAGACATCACTgtcaaaataataaaacaaatgggACTAAAGCACAATTACATTTTTgtcttttagcagacactcttatccagagagacttacaggaacaataagtgctttgctcaagggcacagagatgtttcacctagtcggctctggaATTCCAACCAGCAACATTccggttacaggcccaacgcccttaaccgctaggctacctgccgccccacaatcTCTTTCAAAGGCATTGGAATGTTCACATGATACTGACATGGGGCAGAGGCATGTTTGCCCAGTGCAATCTTAATAAAATAATGGTCAGTTATTAAATCGGTTATCTGGTTAGTACTTTCCATGGTTGTCATTCCATCGGTTTTACTGCTAAACTATGTAAATAAAGACACACCATGTCCATGACCAATGAAATGTTTCAGAAGAAATGGAAACAAGAACATAACAGTCACAAGATCAGTGGCTGACCTGGACATAGACATTTTCAGCTCTTTCTCGTTGACATTCACTCAATCTACAATGCGATTTCAGCTACTTAACAATCTGCCTGTTTTTGTGCATCCCTGCAGATCCCTTCCACAGAAGTGAGACTTTCTGTCTGGTAGCACTGTAGTTCTGCCTGTCAAGCACACACTGGCATCTAGTCCTTCTGTGCCCCTGCAGCAGCACAGTAGAAAAGGCCTGGAGCACAGACGACAGAGAAGGAAGTTCCCTATAGGTAACTTCATGGCAAAGACAGCAGATCAATCGCTGAAAGATGACTCGCTGCCATCATCGCTGTCGTCATCTTGatccagtgttttttttttgacGGCATCAGGCACAGGGGCATCTGGTGTGCTGCATACAGAAACATGTAGGAATCACCATTGTTACTTAAAATACATGTAAAACCACCATTTTATGACATTCAGATGTGGGTATAAAACAAAACGTATTGGATTACGAGGTATGAGAATACAGATATTACAAAGATGTAATGTAAGCACACTCACTCAAGCAGTTTGGGATCCAAACCTTCCTGGACCATTTTATTCTTTATCGCCATAACTGGAACACCCTGTTTTTGAAAAGTTTTCTACATTACTGATTTCATTGAACAGATTTCACATTTCTA from the Salmo salar chromosome ssa17, Ssal_v3.1, whole genome shotgun sequence genome contains:
- the LOC106576274 gene encoding DNA damage-regulated autophagy modulator protein 1 → MFWFMDMKGICILPVFLVIWSSSTFMVSYLIALFEHDVGFILPYISEIGAKPPASCIFGLMTVITAFAGMATMYARYKFVEKLNEKAGGVPPALNKAALWIGMLSCLGMCFVATFQETTIIQVHDAGAILFFVSGVLYTILQSVISYKTIPYGCSMALCRVRTGMATMAFLAVPPTIICALLHRTEDKDYVFHLVSAVSEWIMVFSFIFFFFTYIHDFKKFILKLRTEFVS